The following proteins are co-located in the Rattus norvegicus strain BN/NHsdMcwi chromosome X, GRCr8, whole genome shotgun sequence genome:
- the LOC686042 gene encoding FANCD2 opposite strand protein-like — translation MALYQLWSPWSPLDENLQWLRHTTPTFASKHPFRFSPFFPQSPCDVEVQQCFHEVAVVSQIPRMIAERSSELPGHPLEPQKGTAAKKTPTIRKPQPIRLLGVDSVFGRVITVQPPKWTGTFKISKTSAFSKIISKEQQWPTGLREPQIEMTLAMCKQMLRSILLLYAIYKKCTFALQHSQ, via the coding sequence ATGGCACTGTACCAGCTCTGGTCCCCCTGGAGCCCCCTAGATGAGAATTTGCAATGGCTTCGCCACACAACACCTACTTTTGCTTCCAAACATCCTTTTAGATTCTCGCCTTTTTTCCCACAGAGCCCCTGTGATGTGGAAGTTCAACAGTGCTTTCACGAAGTAGCTGTGGTCTCTCAGATCCCCAGGATGATAGCCGAAAGGAGCTCAGAGTTACCTGGCCACCCACTTGAGCCACAGAAAGGAACAGCAGCCAAGAAGACACCAACGATTAGGAAGCCCCAGCCCATCAGACTCCTTGGGGTGGATTCAGTTTTTGGCAGGGTTATTACAGTCCAGCCACCCAAGTGGACTGGGACCTTCAAAATTTCTAAAACATCGGCCTTCAGCAAAATTATCAGCAAAGAACAACAGTGGCCCACTGGACTCAGGGAGCCCCAGATTGAGATGACACTGGCCATGTGCAAACAGATGCTACGCTCCATTCTTCTGCTGTATGCAATATACAAAAAGTGCACCTTTGCCCTGCAACACTCCCAGTAA